The following proteins come from a genomic window of Achromobacter sp. AONIH1:
- a CDS encoding HAD family hydrolase translates to MTMTLPTPVTHPAEALVLARIPATVRERAATVRLMVFDVDGVLTDGGLYYGENGEQLKRFNALDGHGLRLLLEGGLKVALMTGRSGPIVARRAAELGIAEVMQGVRDKGAALAELAQRAGVQLNQAGYMGDDIIDLPAMQRAGFAATVPNAPGYVSQAAHWVASAPGGSGAVRECCDLLLAAQGRLGGFLAAPGLLGPGAIQ, encoded by the coding sequence ATGACTATGACCCTTCCCACCCCTGTCACGCATCCGGCCGAAGCGCTGGTCCTCGCCCGCATTCCCGCCACCGTGCGCGAACGCGCCGCCACCGTCCGCCTCATGGTGTTCGACGTGGACGGCGTGCTGACCGACGGCGGCCTCTACTATGGCGAGAACGGCGAACAGCTCAAGCGCTTCAACGCGCTGGACGGCCACGGCCTGCGCCTGCTGCTGGAAGGCGGCCTGAAGGTCGCCCTGATGACCGGCCGGTCCGGCCCCATCGTGGCGCGCCGCGCCGCCGAGCTGGGCATCGCCGAGGTCATGCAGGGCGTGCGCGACAAGGGCGCGGCCCTGGCCGAACTCGCGCAACGCGCCGGTGTCCAACTGAACCAGGCGGGCTACATGGGCGACGACATCATCGACCTGCCCGCCATGCAGCGCGCCGGTTTCGCCGCCACCGTGCCCAACGCGCCGGGCTACGTCAGCCAGGCCGCGCACTGGGTCGCCTCGGCTCCCGGCGGCTCTGGCGCGGTGCGCGAATGCTGCGACCTGCTGCTGGCCGCCCAGGGCCGCCTGGGCGGTTTCCTGGCCGCGCCGGGCCTGCTGGGCCCGGGCGCCATCCAGTAA
- the lptC gene encoding LPS export ABC transporter periplasmic protein LptC produces MKERFPSLIALFLLVVLVLSSWWAADYAQRAVQVDPPRRITHEMDAWSRNFVMLRTDMTGRPINRLEGEYAEHFPDDDSYHITAPRAVGQRESSPITVGISKTAIMEQGGKRIVMNGDAYVHRQPDANNDLLDVRSQQLIILPDEDVVYTDLPAEVLKGRSRMNGTGMHYNNRTRQLQVSASTDVEIAGGEGKQQRRTEIPAPNNTDQKKP; encoded by the coding sequence ATGAAAGAACGTTTTCCTTCCCTGATCGCGCTGTTCCTGCTCGTCGTGCTGGTGCTCAGCAGCTGGTGGGCGGCCGATTACGCGCAGCGGGCCGTGCAGGTCGACCCCCCGCGCCGCATCACCCATGAAATGGATGCCTGGTCGCGCAACTTCGTCATGCTGCGCACCGACATGACGGGCCGCCCGATCAACCGGCTCGAGGGCGAATACGCCGAGCACTTCCCCGACGACGATTCGTATCACATCACCGCCCCCCGGGCCGTCGGCCAGCGCGAATCCAGCCCGATCACCGTGGGCATCTCCAAGACCGCCATCATGGAACAGGGCGGCAAGCGCATCGTCATGAACGGCGACGCCTACGTGCATCGCCAGCCCGACGCCAACAATGACCTGCTGGACGTGCGCAGCCAGCAGCTGATCATCCTGCCGGACGAGGACGTGGTCTATACCGACCTGCCGGCCGAAGTGCTGAAAGGCCGTTCGCGCATGAACGGCACCGGCATGCACTACAACAACAGGACCCGCCAGTTGCAGGTCTCAGCATCGACCGACGTGGAAATCGCCGGCGGCGAAGGCAAGCAGCAGCGCCGCACCGAGATTCCAGCCCCCAACAATACCGACCAGAAGAAGCCATGA
- the lptA gene encoding lipopolysaccharide transport periplasmic protein LptA codes for MTDLRIRLAPTTRLIGAALLAAAALAPSAHAADPAPQPAAGKAAPAEEPSTLILSDTLHYDDVKKQSVFTGNVNMTRGLMTLTSDTLEMHEDAKGNQYGTATANKGKVVTIRQERPENFELIEGKGLRAEYDGTNSTFDLIGQAVVVRYVCGKPFDTIRGERVRYNEKSGTYEAHGGPNSAAAGGRVRSVAEPRAKADAAIAECRKQQASKKGR; via the coding sequence ATGACCGACCTCCGGATTCGCCTTGCCCCGACGACGCGCCTGATCGGCGCCGCCCTGCTGGCCGCGGCGGCGCTCGCGCCCTCGGCCCACGCGGCGGACCCCGCGCCCCAGCCGGCGGCCGGCAAGGCCGCGCCCGCCGAAGAACCCAGCACGCTGATCCTGTCGGACACGCTGCATTACGACGACGTGAAGAAGCAGAGCGTGTTCACCGGCAACGTCAACATGACGCGCGGGTTGATGACGCTGACCTCCGACACGCTGGAAATGCACGAGGACGCCAAGGGCAACCAGTACGGCACGGCCACCGCGAACAAGGGCAAGGTCGTCACCATCCGCCAGGAACGCCCCGAGAACTTCGAACTCATCGAAGGCAAGGGCCTGCGCGCCGAATACGACGGCACCAACAGCACCTTCGACCTCATCGGCCAGGCCGTGGTGGTGCGCTACGTCTGTGGCAAACCGTTCGACACCATCCGTGGCGAACGGGTACGCTACAACGAAAAGAGCGGCACCTACGAAGCCCATGGCGGCCCCAACTCGGCCGCGGCCGGCGGCCGGGTGCGCTCGGTGGCCGAGCCCCGCGCCAAGGCGGACGCCGCCATCGCCGAATGCCGCAAGCAGCAGGCCTCGAAGAAGGGGCGCTAA
- the lptB gene encoding LPS export ABC transporter ATP-binding protein, with protein sequence MNPPSVQTPVTSAPSGVKQGSLRATGLRKTYNGRTVVQDVSLSVSSGEVVGLLGPNGAGKTTSFYMIVGLVPADAGRIEIDGDAITAMPIHKRARMGLSYLPQDASVFRRLTVEQNIRAVLELQLGPDGKPLPTAKINQQMESLLEELQIGHIRSNAAISLSGGERRRVEIARALATSPRFILLDEPFAGVDPIAVIEIQRIVRFLKGRGIGVLITDHNVRETLGICDRAYIISEGKVLTDGHPDEIVGDPAVRRVYLGEHFRM encoded by the coding sequence ATGAATCCACCCTCTGTGCAGACCCCTGTGACCTCCGCCCCTTCGGGCGTCAAGCAGGGCAGCCTGCGCGCAACCGGCTTGCGCAAGACCTATAACGGCCGCACCGTGGTGCAGGACGTCTCCCTGTCCGTCTCCAGCGGCGAAGTCGTGGGCCTGCTTGGCCCGAACGGCGCCGGCAAGACCACCAGCTTCTACATGATCGTGGGCCTGGTGCCGGCCGACGCCGGCCGCATCGAGATCGACGGCGACGCCATCACCGCCATGCCGATCCACAAGCGCGCGCGCATGGGCCTGTCCTATCTGCCCCAGGATGCATCCGTGTTCCGCCGGCTGACGGTAGAGCAGAACATCCGCGCCGTGCTGGAGCTGCAACTGGGGCCGGATGGCAAGCCCCTGCCCACGGCCAAGATCAACCAGCAGATGGAATCGCTGCTGGAGGAACTGCAGATCGGCCACATTCGCAGCAACGCGGCCATCTCGCTGTCGGGCGGCGAACGCCGCCGCGTGGAAATCGCGCGCGCGCTGGCCACCAGCCCGCGCTTCATCCTGCTGGACGAACCCTTCGCCGGCGTGGACCCCATCGCGGTGATCGAGATCCAGCGCATCGTGCGCTTCCTGAAGGGCCGCGGCATCGGCGTGCTCATCACCGACCACAACGTGCGCGAAACGCTGGGCATCTGCGACCGCGCCTACATCATCAGCGAAGGCAAGGTGCTGACCGACGGCCATCCCGACGAGATCGTCGGCGATCCGGCCGTGCGCCGCGTCTACCTGGGCGAGCACTTCCGCATGTAA
- the hpf gene encoding ribosome hibernation-promoting factor, HPF/YfiA family, whose protein sequence is MNLSICGRHLDVTPAIREYVMNKLARVLRHFDHVIDTQVMLSVEPLRHKAEITMRLSGKDIHCEATDENLYAAIDLLADKVDRQVIKHKDKVRSHTAESVKRQAANLSPPQ, encoded by the coding sequence ATGAACCTGAGCATCTGCGGTCGTCACCTCGACGTCACCCCGGCCATCCGGGAATATGTCATGAACAAACTGGCGCGAGTGCTGCGGCATTTCGATCACGTCATCGATACCCAGGTCATGCTCTCAGTTGAGCCCCTGCGGCACAAAGCCGAAATCACCATGCGTCTGAGCGGCAAGGACATTCATTGTGAAGCAACCGATGAAAACCTCTACGCTGCGATAGACCTCCTCGCCGACAAAGTCGACCGTCAGGTCATCAAGCACAAGGACAAGGTGCGAAGCCACACAGCAGAGTCCGTGAAGCGGCAAGCGGCGAATCTCTCGCCTCCCCAGTAG
- a CDS encoding PTS sugar transporter subunit IIA, whose translation MNHLSRILPAGNVVLDMLATSKKRAFEQAGLLFENNHGLARSLVFDSLFARERLGSTALGQGVAVPHGRVKGLEQALAAFIRLAQPIAFDAPDGQPVSMLLCLLVPETATQQHLDILAELAQLMSNKALREALGTETDPAVVHKMLTTGQL comes from the coding sequence ATGAATCATCTGTCGCGCATTCTTCCCGCCGGCAACGTCGTGCTAGACATGCTCGCCACGAGCAAGAAACGCGCGTTCGAGCAAGCCGGCCTGCTCTTCGAAAACAATCACGGCCTGGCGCGTTCGCTGGTGTTCGACAGCCTGTTCGCGCGCGAGCGCCTCGGGTCGACGGCGCTGGGCCAGGGCGTTGCCGTGCCGCACGGCCGCGTCAAGGGCCTGGAGCAGGCGCTGGCGGCGTTCATCCGCCTGGCGCAGCCCATCGCCTTCGACGCCCCCGACGGCCAGCCCGTCTCCATGCTGCTCTGCCTGCTGGTGCCCGAAACCGCGACGCAGCAGCACCTGGACATCCTGGCCGAACTGGCGCAGCTGATGTCGAACAAGGCGCTGCGCGAAGCGCTGGGCACCGAGACCGATCCGGCCGTGGTCCACAAGATGCTGACCACCGGCCAACTCTGA
- the hprK gene encoding HPr(Ser) kinase/phosphatase: MLTVQELVDDNADKIPFNWIAGQGAADRAIPDDGMAAADLVGHLNLIHPSRIQVFGQEELAYYTRFDLRRRMHHMDELLIGGVPAILLADGLTPPQDLVDQCDQHQVPLLSTPVAAAQLIDLLRIYLGKKLAPTTTVHGVFLDVLGLGVLITGESGLGKSELALELISRGHGLVADDAVEFSRTAPNMIEGHCPQLLQNLLEVRGLGLLDIRTIFGETSVRRKMRLKLIVHLVRATAQDKFERLPLQDITQDMLGLPVRKVMLQVAAGRNLAVLVEAAVRNTILKLRGIDTLGEFMERQAMAILQSSK, encoded by the coding sequence ATGCTCACGGTGCAGGAACTGGTCGACGACAACGCCGACAAAATCCCCTTCAACTGGATCGCGGGCCAGGGCGCCGCAGACCGCGCGATTCCCGATGACGGCATGGCGGCCGCCGACCTCGTTGGCCACCTGAACCTGATCCACCCCTCGCGCATCCAGGTGTTCGGCCAGGAAGAGCTGGCGTACTACACCCGCTTCGACCTGCGCCGCCGCATGCACCACATGGACGAGCTGCTGATCGGCGGCGTGCCCGCCATCCTGCTGGCCGACGGCCTGACGCCGCCGCAGGACCTGGTGGACCAGTGCGACCAGCACCAGGTGCCGCTGCTGTCCACGCCGGTCGCCGCCGCGCAGCTGATCGACCTGCTGCGCATCTACCTGGGCAAGAAGCTCGCACCCACCACCACCGTGCACGGCGTGTTCCTGGACGTGCTGGGCCTGGGCGTGCTGATCACCGGCGAGTCCGGCCTGGGCAAGAGCGAACTCGCGCTGGAACTGATCTCGCGCGGCCACGGCCTGGTGGCCGACGACGCGGTGGAGTTCTCGCGCACCGCGCCCAACATGATCGAGGGCCACTGCCCGCAACTGCTGCAGAACCTGCTGGAAGTGCGCGGCCTGGGCCTGCTCGACATCCGCACCATCTTCGGCGAGACCTCGGTGCGCCGAAAGATGCGCCTGAAGCTCATCGTGCATCTGGTGCGCGCCACCGCGCAGGACAAGTTCGAACGCCTGCCGCTGCAGGACATCACGCAGGACATGCTGGGCCTGCCGGTGCGCAAGGTCATGCTGCAGGTGGCCGCCGGCCGCAACCTCGCCGTGCTGGTCGAGGCCGCCGTGCGCAATACCATCCTGAAGCTGCGCGGCATCGATACGCTGGGCGAATTCATGGAACGCCAGGCCATGGCGATCCTGCAGAGCAGCAAGTAA
- a CDS encoding PLP-dependent aminotransferase family protein codes for MALYETLAAEIEKSIRDGVLRTGDKLPSVRDACSSRGVSPSTVFQAYYLLEARGLIRARPRSGYYVSARAEPLPPEPGASCPDGESTELAISERIFDILGSVRNRDVAPLGSAFPSPLLFPLPRLAQAMAAHLKRQDPLDTVEDLSPGNPALRRQIALRYLIAGINIPASDIVVTNGALEALNLCLQAVTRPGDTVIVEAPTFYGALQALERQGLKALEVPTHPRTGMDLDALENAIARHRPAACWLMTQFQNPLGSLMPDERKRQLVELLTRHDIPLIEDDVYGELYFGATRPVPAKAYDTQGLVLHCSSFSKCLAPGYRIGWASAGRYTQRVQRLKLSSTLSASGPAQGAIAEFLEQGGYDRHLRRLRDTLQTLQARMATAVAHAFPAGTRMTRPQGGFFLWLELPQGIDALALHRQALARGISVAPGPIFSASGQFASALRLNCGHPWNEAQAEAVRTLGELALAALARHRPEARDLTLGP; via the coding sequence TTGGCCCTGTACGAGACCCTTGCGGCCGAGATCGAGAAATCGATCCGCGACGGCGTGCTGCGCACCGGCGACAAGCTGCCTTCCGTGCGTGACGCCTGTTCCAGCCGCGGCGTCAGTCCCTCCACCGTCTTCCAAGCCTATTACCTGTTGGAAGCGCGCGGCCTGATCCGCGCGCGCCCGCGCTCGGGCTATTACGTGAGCGCGCGCGCCGAGCCGCTGCCGCCCGAACCCGGCGCCTCCTGCCCGGATGGCGAGTCCACCGAGCTGGCGATCAGCGAACGCATCTTCGACATCCTGGGTTCAGTGCGCAACCGCGACGTGGCGCCGCTGGGATCCGCCTTTCCCTCGCCGCTGCTGTTTCCGCTGCCACGGCTGGCGCAGGCCATGGCGGCGCATCTCAAGCGCCAGGACCCGCTGGACACGGTCGAGGACCTGTCGCCCGGCAATCCCGCGCTGCGCCGCCAGATCGCGCTGCGCTACCTGATCGCCGGCATCAACATCCCCGCCAGCGACATCGTCGTCACCAACGGCGCGCTCGAGGCGCTGAACCTGTGCCTGCAGGCGGTCACCCGCCCCGGCGACACGGTGATCGTCGAAGCGCCCACGTTCTATGGCGCGCTGCAGGCGCTGGAACGGCAGGGACTGAAGGCATTGGAAGTGCCGACGCACCCGCGCACCGGCATGGACCTGGACGCGCTGGAAAACGCCATCGCGCGGCACCGGCCCGCCGCCTGCTGGCTGATGACGCAATTCCAGAATCCGCTGGGCAGCCTCATGCCCGATGAGCGCAAGCGGCAATTGGTCGAGCTGCTCACGCGCCACGACATTCCGCTGATCGAGGACGACGTCTACGGCGAGCTGTATTTCGGCGCGACGCGCCCGGTGCCGGCCAAGGCCTACGACACGCAGGGCCTGGTGCTGCACTGTTCCTCATTCTCCAAATGCCTGGCGCCGGGCTACCGAATCGGCTGGGCCTCGGCGGGCCGATACACGCAGCGCGTGCAGCGGCTCAAGCTGTCGTCCACGCTGTCGGCGTCCGGCCCGGCGCAGGGCGCCATCGCGGAATTCCTGGAACAGGGCGGCTACGACCGTCACCTGCGCCGGCTGCGCGACACGTTGCAGACCCTGCAGGCCCGGATGGCGACGGCGGTGGCCCATGCGTTTCCCGCCGGCACGCGCATGACACGGCCGCAAGGCGGCTTCTTCCTGTGGCTGGAGCTGCCCCAGGGCATCGACGCGCTGGCGCTGCATCGCCAGGCGCTGGCGCGCGGCATCAGCGTCGCGCCCGGCCCGATTTTCTCGGCCAGCGGCCAGTTCGCCAGCGCGCTGCGCCTGAACTGCGGCCACCCCTGGAACGAAGCCCAGGCCGAGGCCGTGCGCACGCTGGGCGAACTGGCCCTCGCGGCGCTGGCCCGGCACAGGCCGGAAGCCCGCGATCTGACGCTCGGCCCCTGA
- a CDS encoding cytochrome c — translation MKHIKRALAVLVLLIVAAAGTLYWMGTREDAGGGPPASGDAASLAERGRYLALAGNCMACHTSRGGKPYAGGTPVPTPFGVVYGPNLTPDPQTGIGAWSADDFWRALHNGKSRDGTLLYPAFPYTEYTRMTRADADALYAFLRTVEPVNQPNRPAEMEFPYNQRALLAFWRALYFKPGTLQSDAGQSAPWNRGRYLVEGPGHCAACHTPRNSLGATRAAEPLAGGVIPVLDWYAPPLTNDLSVGMGRWQATDIAALLKTGIAAHSTATGPMAEVVRGSTQYLSDDDALAIGVYLKTLPATPAATQRQAASASPALMDIGGKIYRQQCVQCHQAAGEGAGSAWPALAGNPGVTAPSPVNAIRMVLDGGYAPATAANPRPHGMPPFGQLLNDNDIAALVTYIRNSWGNEAGGVTPLEVKRARDASTRN, via the coding sequence ATGAAGCACATCAAACGCGCCCTTGCGGTCCTGGTCCTGCTGATCGTGGCGGCGGCGGGCACGCTGTACTGGATGGGCACGCGCGAGGACGCCGGCGGCGGTCCGCCCGCCAGCGGCGACGCGGCCAGCCTGGCCGAGCGCGGCCGCTACCTGGCGCTGGCGGGCAACTGCATGGCCTGCCACACCAGCCGGGGCGGCAAGCCCTATGCCGGCGGCACGCCGGTGCCCACGCCGTTCGGCGTGGTCTACGGTCCCAACCTCACGCCGGATCCGCAGACCGGCATCGGCGCCTGGAGCGCGGATGACTTCTGGCGCGCGCTGCACAACGGCAAGTCGCGCGACGGCACGCTGCTGTATCCGGCCTTTCCCTACACCGAGTACACACGCATGACGCGCGCCGACGCCGACGCGCTGTATGCCTTCCTGCGCACGGTGGAACCGGTCAACCAGCCCAATCGCCCCGCTGAAATGGAGTTCCCCTACAACCAGCGCGCGTTGCTGGCGTTCTGGCGGGCGCTGTACTTCAAGCCGGGCACGCTGCAATCCGACGCCGGCCAGTCGGCGCCCTGGAACCGAGGCCGCTATCTGGTCGAGGGGCCGGGCCATTGCGCGGCCTGCCATACGCCGCGCAACAGCCTGGGCGCCACGCGCGCGGCCGAGCCGCTGGCCGGCGGCGTGATTCCGGTGCTGGATTGGTACGCGCCGCCGTTGACCAACGACCTGAGCGTCGGCATGGGCCGCTGGCAGGCCACGGACATCGCGGCGCTGCTCAAGACCGGCATCGCCGCGCATTCCACCGCCACGGGGCCGATGGCCGAGGTGGTGAGGGGCAGCACGCAGTACCTGAGCGATGACGATGCGCTGGCGATCGGCGTCTACCTGAAGACCTTGCCCGCCACGCCGGCGGCCACGCAGCGCCAGGCCGCGTCGGCCTCGCCCGCCTTGATGGATATCGGCGGCAAGATCTACCGCCAGCAGTGCGTGCAATGCCATCAGGCGGCGGGCGAGGGCGCAGGTTCGGCCTGGCCCGCGCTGGCCGGCAATCCCGGCGTGACCGCGCCGTCGCCCGTCAATGCCATCCGCATGGTGCTCGACGGCGGTTACGCGCCGGCCACGGCGGCCAATCCCCGGCCTCACGGCATGCCGCCGTTCGGGCAACTGCTGAACGACAACGACATCGCCGCGCTGGTGACTTATATCCGCAACAGCTGGGGCAACGAGGCGGGCGGCGTCACGCCGCTGGAGGTCAAGCGCGCGCGCGACGCGTCCACGCGCAATTGA
- a CDS encoding c-type cytochrome: MLAFISSCSVASPRFWVKTCLSAAAAVGLATALGTAPAAAQGPVLKPDTMAARVAACTACHGEQGRAGSDGYYPRLAGKPQEYLYHQLLNFRDDRRQYRPMSHLLAGLPDDYLREIAAYFADQHVPYPAAVRPEVSTAILEAGRKLAQDGDAARGLPACAACHGASLGGLLPGVPGLLGLPRDYIGAQIGSWKNGLRRAAEPDCMADVAAKLTPADISALAAWLSSRPVPASYAAEPADSLKLPAECGSQVRR, encoded by the coding sequence ATGTTAGCCTTCATTTCTTCCTGTAGTGTGGCATCACCGCGGTTCTGGGTAAAAACATGCCTGTCGGCGGCCGCCGCTGTTGGTTTGGCCACAGCGTTGGGCACCGCGCCAGCGGCGGCGCAGGGGCCGGTCCTGAAGCCGGACACCATGGCCGCGCGCGTCGCCGCCTGTACCGCCTGCCACGGCGAGCAGGGCCGCGCCGGGTCCGATGGCTACTATCCGCGCCTGGCCGGCAAGCCCCAGGAGTACCTCTACCACCAGCTGCTGAACTTCCGCGACGACCGGCGGCAGTACCGGCCCATGTCGCATCTGCTGGCCGGCCTGCCCGACGACTACCTGCGCGAGATCGCGGCCTATTTCGCCGACCAGCACGTGCCGTATCCGGCGGCGGTGCGCCCCGAGGTTTCCACCGCGATCCTGGAGGCAGGCCGCAAGCTTGCCCAGGACGGCGACGCCGCTCGCGGCCTGCCGGCATGCGCCGCCTGCCACGGCGCCTCGCTGGGCGGGCTATTGCCGGGCGTGCCCGGCCTGCTGGGCCTGCCGCGCGACTACATCGGCGCCCAGATCGGCAGCTGGAAGAACGGGCTGCGGCGCGCGGCCGAGCCCGACTGCATGGCGGACGTGGCCGCCAAGTTGACGCCGGCGGACATCAGCGCGCTGGCGGCCTGGCTGTCGTCGCGGCCGGTGCCCGCGTCCTACGCCGCCGAACCGGCGGATTCGCTCAAGCTGCCCGCCGAGTGCGGCAGCCAGGTGCGGCGTTGA
- the rapZ gene encoding RNase adapter RapZ — translation MLKVVLVTGISGSGKSVALRMLEDASYTCVDNLPVRFLAEFIANARDSGLERVAVAIDVRSPGELAELPDVVTALRAMGTSLRVIFLDASTITLVQRYSESRRRHPLTDRLKRGGTAPSLAECIAEERELLAPLREQEHVIDTSDLTPGQLRAWIRDLIQADVAPLVLTFESFAYKRGVPRDADLVFDVRCLPNPYYDRDLRPLTGRDEPVAQWLAGFDQVGQMVDDIAGFIKRWLPQYTQDTRNYLTVAIGCTGGQHRSVYVVEQLAKRFADHDPLLVRHRNQLPDESA, via the coding sequence ATGTTGAAAGTCGTCCTCGTCACCGGCATTTCCGGCTCCGGCAAGTCCGTGGCCCTGCGGATGCTCGAAGACGCCAGCTATACCTGCGTCGACAACCTGCCGGTGCGGTTCCTGGCCGAGTTCATCGCCAACGCCCGCGACAGCGGCCTGGAGCGCGTGGCGGTCGCCATCGACGTGCGCTCGCCCGGCGAACTGGCCGAACTGCCCGACGTGGTCACCGCGCTGCGCGCCATGGGCACCAGCCTGCGCGTGATCTTCCTGGATGCCAGCACCATCACGCTGGTGCAGCGCTACTCCGAGTCGCGCCGCCGCCACCCTCTTACCGACCGCCTCAAGCGCGGCGGCACCGCGCCGTCGCTGGCCGAGTGCATCGCCGAGGAACGCGAGCTGCTGGCGCCGCTGCGCGAGCAGGAACACGTGATCGACACCTCGGACCTGACGCCCGGCCAGCTGCGCGCCTGGATCCGCGACCTGATCCAGGCCGACGTGGCGCCGCTGGTGCTGACGTTCGAGTCCTTCGCCTACAAGCGCGGCGTGCCAAGGGACGCCGACCTGGTGTTCGACGTGCGCTGCCTGCCCAACCCCTATTACGACCGCGACCTGCGCCCGCTGACGGGCCGCGACGAGCCCGTGGCCCAATGGCTGGCCGGCTTCGACCAGGTCGGCCAGATGGTCGATGACATCGCCGGCTTCATCAAGCGCTGGCTGCCGCAATACACGCAGGACACGCGCAACTACCTGACCGTGGCCATCGGCTGTACCGGCGGCCAGCACCGCTCGGTCTACGTGGTCGAACAACTGGCCAAGCGCTTCGCCGACCACGACCCGCTGCTCGTGCGCCACCGCAACCAGCTTCCGGACGAGTCCGCATGA
- a CDS encoding septal ring lytic transglycosylase RlpA family protein, which translates to MTLNRPLHLIMMLLLAIAVAGCSSTGGRKKGGGYYKDDGPDANPPSNLDQVPDAVPRIEPYASGANRPYVVFGQRYVPDTTGQPYRKQGIASWYGKKFHGNSTSIGEPYDMYAMTAAHTTLPVPSYARVTSLVNGRTVIVRVNDRGPFHSDRIMDLSYVAAYKLGIIGPGSGQVVVESIGAEEIRRLASHGPAAPPPQPSSATGSQPVAEPVAAAPVALTPVALPATPQPARPAPAGGIGNVYLQVGAFSQPANAQTLVSRINAQLSAEGAPPAMMEQANNLYRVKIGPYPDRQSALNAVQQVSDRIGILPSIAAQ; encoded by the coding sequence ATGACCCTGAACCGCCCGCTCCACCTGATCATGATGTTGCTGCTGGCCATCGCCGTGGCCGGCTGCTCTTCCACCGGGGGACGAAAAAAGGGCGGTGGCTATTACAAGGACGACGGTCCCGACGCGAATCCGCCGTCCAACCTGGACCAGGTGCCCGACGCGGTGCCGCGCATCGAGCCCTACGCCAGCGGCGCGAACCGGCCCTACGTGGTGTTCGGCCAGCGCTACGTGCCCGACACCACCGGCCAGCCCTATCGCAAGCAGGGCATCGCGTCCTGGTACGGCAAGAAATTCCACGGCAACTCCACGTCGATCGGCGAGCCCTACGACATGTACGCCATGACGGCGGCCCACACCACGCTGCCGGTGCCCAGCTACGCCCGGGTGACCAGCCTGGTCAACGGCCGCACCGTGATCGTGCGCGTCAACGATCGCGGCCCGTTCCACAGCGACCGCATCATGGACCTGTCCTACGTGGCGGCCTACAAGCTGGGCATCATCGGCCCGGGCAGCGGCCAGGTAGTGGTGGAGAGCATCGGCGCGGAGGAAATCCGGCGTCTGGCCTCGCATGGCCCCGCCGCCCCGCCGCCGCAACCGTCGTCCGCCACGGGCTCGCAGCCGGTGGCCGAGCCGGTCGCCGCCGCCCCGGTCGCGCTGACGCCGGTGGCGCTGCCGGCCACGCCGCAGCCGGCACGCCCGGCGCCCGCCGGCGGCATCGGCAACGTCTATCTGCAGGTGGGCGCGTTCAGCCAGCCGGCCAATGCGCAGACGCTGGTCAGCCGCATCAATGCGCAGCTGAGCGCGGAAGGCGCGCCGCCCGCCATGATGGAGCAGGCCAACAACCTGTACCGCGTCAAGATCGGCCCCTACCCCGACCGCCAGAGCGCGCTGAACGCCGTGCAGCAGGTGTCGGATCGCATCGGCATCCTGCCCAGCATCGCCGCCCAGTAG